One region of Roseicitreum antarcticum genomic DNA includes:
- a CDS encoding 3-hydroxybutyryl-CoA dehydrogenase, whose protein sequence is MEVSNVGVVGAGQMGSGIAHVFAIAGYDVLLTDISADALANAVALIDKNLTRQVSREKISQEGKDAAIARIRTTTTLSDLGPCDLIIEAATERETVKQAIFEDLLPHIKPETILTSNTSSISITRLASRTDRPEKFMGFHFMNPVPVMQLVELIRGIATDEPTYRTLLGVVEKLGKTAASAEDFPAFIVNRILMPMINEAVYTLYEGVGSVKSIDESLKLGANHPMGPLELADFIGLDTCLAIMNVLHDGLADTKYRPCPLLTKYVEAGWLGRKTQRGFYDYRGDVPVPTR, encoded by the coding sequence ATGGAAGTCAGCAATGTGGGCGTCGTGGGCGCAGGGCAGATGGGCAGTGGCATCGCGCATGTCTTTGCCATCGCCGGGTATGACGTGCTTCTGACCGACATCTCCGCCGACGCCCTCGCCAATGCCGTGGCCCTGATCGACAAGAACCTGACCCGGCAGGTCAGCCGCGAAAAGATCAGCCAGGAAGGCAAGGACGCCGCCATCGCGCGGATCAGAACCACCACCACCCTGTCCGACCTTGGCCCATGTGACCTGATCATCGAGGCCGCCACCGAACGCGAGACGGTGAAACAGGCGATCTTTGAAGACCTGCTGCCGCATATCAAGCCCGAAACCATCCTGACATCGAACACCTCGTCGATCTCGATCACCCGTCTGGCCAGCCGCACCGACCGGCCCGAGAAATTCATGGGCTTCCATTTCATGAACCCCGTGCCGGTGATGCAGCTTGTCGAGCTGATCCGCGGCATCGCGACGGATGAGCCGACATACAGAACCCTGCTGGGCGTCGTTGAAAAGCTGGGAAAAACCGCCGCCAGCGCCGAGGATTTCCCCGCCTTCATCGTCAACCGCATCCTGATGCCCATGATCAACGAGGCAGTCTATACCCTGTACGAGGGGGTTGGATCGGTCAAATCAATCGACGAATCCCTGAAACTGGGGGCAAATCACCCCATGGGTCCACTGGAACTGGCCGATTTTATCGGGCTGGATACCTGCCTTGCCATCATGAACGTCCTGCATGACGGGCTGGCCGACACCAAATACCGCCCCTGCCCGCTGCTGACCAAATATGTCGAAGCCGGGTGGCTGGGCCGCAAGACCCAGCGCGGGTTCTACGACTACCGGGGCGACGTGCCGGTGCCCACGCGCTGA
- a CDS encoding PTS sugar transporter subunit IIA — protein MIGVVIVAHGGLAREYLAAVEHVVGKQVGIRAVSIEYDHSRAEKQAEISEAAEEVDRGYGVVVVTDMFGGSPSNLSLPACRAPNRRIIYGANLPMLIKLAKSRRLPVAQAVALALEAGRKYINSIEVGGGAPT, from the coding sequence GTGATTGGGGTCGTGATCGTTGCACATGGCGGGCTGGCGCGCGAATATCTTGCCGCGGTCGAGCATGTGGTGGGCAAGCAGGTGGGCATTCGCGCCGTCTCGATCGAATACGACCACAGCCGCGCCGAGAAACAGGCCGAAATCAGCGAAGCCGCCGAAGAGGTCGACCGCGGTTATGGCGTGGTCGTGGTGACGGACATGTTCGGCGGATCGCCGTCGAACCTGTCGCTGCCCGCCTGCCGCGCGCCCAACCGCCGGATCATTTATGGCGCGAACCTGCCCATGCTGATCAAGCTGGCGAAATCGCGCCGCCTGCCGGTGGCGCAGGCCGTCGCATTGGCGCTGGAAGCGGGGCGCAAATATATCAACAGCATCGAAGTCGGGGGGGGGGCGCCGACCTGA
- a CDS encoding HPr kinase/phosphorylase has product MLILGPSGAGKSTLALMLMSHGAQLVADDRTILRITDTDVTASAPEAIAGQIEARGVGILRAVPCAQAPVRLVVDMGRVEDARLPPARWHLLGPHAIPLLHKAETVGFPAAVWQYMLTAGTAWQPGQEHPLGP; this is encoded by the coding sequence GTGCTGATCCTGGGGCCGTCGGGGGCGGGCAAAAGCACGCTGGCCCTGATGCTGATGTCCCACGGCGCGCAACTGGTCGCGGACGATCGCACAATATTGCGCATAACCGATACCGATGTGACCGCCAGCGCGCCGGAAGCCATCGCAGGCCAGATCGAGGCGCGTGGCGTCGGTATCTTGCGCGCGGTACCGTGCGCGCAGGCCCCGGTGCGTCTGGTGGTGGACATGGGGAGGGTCGAAGACGCCCGCCTGCCGCCCGCCCGCTGGCACCTGTTGGGCCCCCATGCGATACCGCTATTGCACAAAGCTGAAACGGTTGGTTTCCCTGCGGCGGTCTGGCAATATATGTTAACTGCCGGTACAGCTTGGCAGCCGGGACAGGAGCATCCACTTGGGCCATGA
- a CDS encoding sulfite exporter TauE/SafE family protein, with the protein MEYIAGGLPLWAFALALGVTLVSGVVKGAVGFAMPMIMISAFGSFMPIELALAGLIVPTVVTNVSQAFRQGAAAAWASVQQYWRMIGAIILFIVISAQMLPYIPQRVMLGLLGGPIVAFAVLQLMKVNLRVKLENRHRAEWISGVIGGLYGGVSGVWGPPVLVYLLSIGAEKREMVRVQGVVFLIGAVVLLGAHLQSGVVDRVSGAFSLALVVPAMLGLWIGYAIQDRLDAERFRWWTLVLLSLTGLNLLRRAFFG; encoded by the coding sequence ATGGAGTATATTGCGGGCGGGTTGCCGCTGTGGGCCTTTGCGCTGGCATTGGGCGTGACGCTGGTTTCGGGCGTGGTCAAGGGCGCGGTGGGTTTCGCCATGCCGATGATCATGATCTCGGCCTTTGGCAGTTTCATGCCAATCGAGCTGGCGCTGGCCGGGCTGATCGTGCCGACGGTGGTCACCAATGTATCGCAGGCCTTCCGGCAGGGGGCGGCGGCGGCATGGGCATCGGTACAGCAATACTGGCGGATGATCGGGGCGATCATTCTGTTCATCGTGATCTCGGCGCAGATGCTGCCCTATATCCCGCAACGGGTGATGCTGGGCCTTTTGGGCGGGCCGATCGTGGCCTTCGCGGTCTTGCAACTGATGAAGGTCAATCTGCGCGTGAAGCTGGAAAACCGGCACCGGGCGGAATGGATTTCCGGGGTGATCGGCGGGCTGTACGGCGGCGTGTCGGGCGTCTGGGGCCCGCCGGTGCTGGTGTACCTGCTGTCCATCGGTGCGGAAAAGCGCGAGATGGTGCGGGTGCAGGGCGTGGTGTTCCTGATCGGGGCGGTGGTGCTGCTGGGCGCGCACCTGCAATCAGGCGTGGTGGACCGGGTCAGCGGAGCATTTTCGCTGGCGCTGGTGGTGCCCGCGATGCTGGGGCTGTGGATCGGCTATGCGATCCAGGACCGGTTGGATGCGGAACGCTTCCGCTGGTGGACGCTGGTGCTGCTGTCGCTGACCGGGTTGAACCTGCTGCGGCGCGCGTTCTTTGGGTGA
- the rapZ gene encoding RNase adapter RapZ, with protein sequence MGHDHQTLVFVTGPAGAGRSTAINALEDLGFEAIDNLPLSLIPRLLEGAPLPGPLVLGIDTRTRDFSAAGFERLIDKLTDDPRIDLELVYFDCHPDVLIRRYSETRRRHPLSPSGPPEAGIAHEIDLLVPIRARADVLIDTSDLTPHQLKAEIGARFGTSTGTRMTVSVQSFSYKRGVPRGVDMMFDCRFLRNPHWSDDLRRLTGQNATVAGYIADDPRYAAFFAQVSALIESLLPAFIEEGKSSLTVAFGCTGGQHRSVFLAEAMCDRLAEQGWPVAVRHRELERRAGLSPAGQTEPRA encoded by the coding sequence TTGGGCCATGACCATCAGACGCTGGTTTTCGTGACCGGCCCCGCGGGGGCCGGGCGGTCGACGGCCATCAACGCGCTGGAAGATCTGGGGTTTGAGGCGATCGACAACCTGCCGCTGTCACTGATTCCGCGCCTGCTGGAGGGCGCGCCGTTGCCCGGGCCGCTGGTGCTGGGCATCGACACGCGCACCCGGGATTTCAGTGCGGCGGGGTTTGAACGGCTGATCGACAAGCTGACCGATGACCCCCGCATCGACCTGGAACTGGTGTATTTCGACTGTCATCCCGATGTGCTGATCCGGCGGTATTCGGAAACGCGCCGCCGCCATCCGCTTAGCCCTTCGGGGCCGCCCGAGGCCGGGATTGCGCATGAAATTGATCTGCTGGTGCCGATCCGGGCGCGGGCGGATGTGCTGATCGACACGTCGGACCTGACGCCGCACCAGTTGAAGGCCGAGATCGGCGCGCGGTTCGGCACGTCCACCGGCACGCGGATGACGGTGTCGGTGCAGTCGTTCTCCTACAAGCGCGGGGTGCCGCGCGGGGTGGACATGATGTTTGACTGCCGGTTTCTGCGCAATCCGCATTGGTCGGACGATCTGCGTCGCCTGACCGGGCAGAACGCAACGGTGGCGGGTTATATCGCCGACGATCCCAGGTATGCGGCGTTCTTCGCGCAGGTCAGCGCGCTGATCGAAAGCCTGCTGCCTGCATTCATCGAAGAGGGGAAAAGCAGCCTGACCGTGGCTTTCGGCTGTACCGGCGGCCAGCACCGTTCGGTGTTTCTGGCCGAGGCGATGTGCGACCGGCTGGCCGAACAGGGTTGGCCTGTCGCGGTGCGGCACCGCGAGTTGGAGCGGCGCGCCGGCCTGTCGCCCGCCGGACAGACGGAACCGCGCGCGTGA
- a CDS encoding phosphoenolpyruvate carboxykinase, whose protein sequence is MTGTRVNPKFLLKDQGIEGVAAAYYNQTEPALVQAALMRGEGTLGRGGAFLVSTGSHTGRSPKDKFVVRTPGVEDSIWWENNAPMTPEAFDTLYTDMIAHMAGNEYFVQDLFGGADPEHRLDVRVVTELAWHGLFIRHMLRRPEASELAAFVPEYTIINCPSFTADPARHGCRTGTVITMNFERKLILIGGTAYAGENKKSVFTLLNYLLPAKGIMPMHCSANHAVDNPDDAAVFFGLSGTGKTTLSADPARVLVGDDEHGWSDNGIFNFEGGCYAKTINLNPEAEPEIYATTSRFASVVENMVFDPDTLELDFEDDSLTANTRVAYPLDAISNASDTSLAGFPKNIIMLTCDAFGVLPPIARLTPAQAMYHFLSGFTSKVAGTEQGVTEPQPTFSTCFGAPFMPRRPEAYGKLLQAKIAKHGATCWLVNTGWTGGAYGTGTRMPIKATRALLTAALDGSLNDATFRRDPNFGFEVPVAVSDVADVLLDPRRTWAEAEAYDAQAAKLVAMFADNFAQYVPYIDDDVKSAAIG, encoded by the coding sequence ATGACAGGAACCAGAGTTAACCCCAAATTCCTCTTGAAAGATCAAGGCATTGAGGGGGTAGCGGCTGCGTATTACAACCAGACCGAACCCGCATTGGTGCAAGCCGCCCTGATGCGCGGCGAAGGCACGCTGGGCCGTGGCGGGGCCTTCCTGGTGTCCACCGGCAGCCACACCGGCCGGTCGCCCAAGGATAAATTCGTCGTCCGCACCCCCGGGGTGGAAGACAGCATCTGGTGGGAAAACAACGCGCCCATGACGCCCGAAGCCTTCGACACGCTCTATACCGACATGATCGCCCATATGGCCGGGAACGAATACTTCGTTCAGGATCTGTTCGGCGGCGCCGACCCCGAACACCGGCTGGACGTGCGCGTTGTGACCGAACTCGCCTGGCACGGCCTGTTCATCCGCCACATGCTGCGCCGCCCCGAGGCATCCGAGCTTGCCGCCTTCGTGCCGGAATACACCATCATCAACTGCCCGTCCTTCACCGCCGACCCAGCCCGTCACGGCTGCCGGACCGGCACTGTAATCACGATGAACTTCGAGCGTAAGCTGATCTTGATCGGTGGCACCGCCTATGCGGGCGAGAACAAGAAGTCCGTCTTCACCTTGCTGAACTACCTGCTGCCCGCGAAAGGCATCATGCCGATGCATTGCTCGGCCAACCATGCGGTGGACAACCCCGATGACGCGGCGGTGTTCTTCGGCCTGTCGGGCACCGGCAAGACCACGCTGTCCGCCGACCCCGCCCGCGTGCTGGTGGGCGACGATGAACATGGCTGGTCCGACAACGGCATCTTCAACTTTGAGGGGGGATGCTACGCCAAGACCATCAACCTCAACCCCGAGGCCGAACCCGAAATCTACGCCACCACGTCGCGCTTCGCCTCGGTCGTGGAAAACATGGTGTTCGACCCCGACACGCTGGAGCTGGATTTTGAGGATGACAGCCTGACAGCCAACACCCGCGTCGCCTACCCGCTGGACGCAATCTCCAACGCGTCCGACACCTCGCTGGCCGGTTTCCCCAAGAACATCATCATGCTGACCTGCGATGCCTTTGGCGTGCTGCCGCCCATCGCGCGGCTGACCCCGGCACAGGCGATGTATCACTTCCTTTCGGGCTTCACCTCGAAGGTCGCGGGCACTGAACAGGGCGTGACGGAACCGCAGCCCACATTCTCGACCTGCTTCGGCGCGCCCTTCATGCCCCGCAGGCCAGAGGCTTATGGCAAGCTGCTTCAAGCGAAGATCGCCAAGCACGGCGCCACGTGCTGGCTGGTCAACACCGGCTGGACCGGCGGCGCCTATGGCACCGGCACGCGCATGCCGATCAAGGCCACCCGCGCCCTGCTGACCGCCGCACTGGACGGCTCGCTGAACGACGCCACGTTCCGCCGCGACCCCAACTTCGGGTTCGAAGTGCCGGTGGCCGTGTCCGATGTGGCCGATGTCTTGCTGGACCCGCGCCGCACCTGGGCCGAAGCCGAGGCCTATGACGCCCAGGCGGCCAAACTGGTCGCCATGTTCGCCGATAACTTCGCACAATATGTGCCCTACATTGATGACGACGTGAAATCCGCCGCCATCGGCTGA
- a CDS encoding response regulator transcription factor yields the protein MSKIALVDDDRNILTSVSICLEAEGFEVETYNDGQSALDAFNRKMPDMAVLDMKMPRMDGMELLQRLRQKTQMPVIFLTSKDDEIDEVLGLRMGADDYVKKPFSQRLLVERIRSLLRRKQAVETDEVGSTEETKIMLRGNLEMDPLRHSVKWKGNDVSLTVTEFLLLQALAQRPGFVKSRDQLMDVAYDDQVYVDDRTIDSHIKRLRKKMRMVDDEFSSIETLYGIGYKYNEA from the coding sequence ATGTCCAAGATCGCGCTTGTGGACGATGACAGGAATATCCTGACATCCGTGTCCATCTGCCTGGAAGCCGAAGGCTTTGAGGTTGAAACCTATAACGACGGCCAGTCGGCGCTGGACGCGTTCAACCGCAAGATGCCTGACATGGCGGTTCTGGACATGAAAATGCCCCGCATGGACGGGATGGAACTGCTGCAACGCCTGCGCCAGAAAACCCAGATGCCGGTGATCTTCCTGACGTCGAAAGATGATGAGATCGACGAAGTGCTGGGCCTGCGCATGGGCGCGGATGATTATGTGAAAAAGCCATTCTCGCAGCGTCTGCTGGTCGAGCGTATCCGGTCGCTTCTGCGGCGCAAGCAGGCCGTGGAAACCGATGAGGTCGGATCGACCGAAGAGACCAAGATCATGCTGCGCGGCAACCTGGAAATGGACCCGCTGCGCCATTCGGTGAAGTGGAAGGGCAATGATGTGTCACTGACCGTGACAGAGTTCTTGCTGCTGCAAGCGCTGGCGCAGCGCCCGGGCTTCGTCAAGAGCCGCGACCAGTTGATGGATGTGGCCTACGACGATCAGGTTTATGTCGACGATCGCACGATCGACAGCCATATCAAGCGCTTGCGCAAGAAGATGCGCATGGTTGACGACGAATTCTCGTCCATCGAGACGCTGTACGGCATCGGTTACAAGTACAACGAGGCGTAG
- a CDS encoding acyl-CoA dehydrogenase family protein, translated as MPHDGQQMPTVLLPNLTALTGATLPALGALLDAATAALRTRLAPGGKLDATALEADQYAAHGLAWLATYVESLRQMQGWAERLHATGAFAEMEALIHQIAFGEYLSQIIGGIPMNQGEILRLRDMGLDAATLDHPAIATLTQTGNTSAARTRLVELMRENHGRATFGDTGLDDELNMIRDQFRRYAEDAVTPHAHEWHLKDDLIPMTIIEQLGEMGVFGLTIPEEFGGLGMSKESMVVVSEELSRGYIGVGSLATRTEIAAELILCGGTQAQKEHWLPKLASGETLPTAVFTEPNTGSDLGALRTRAVKDGAEYAITGNKTWITHAARTHVMTLLARTDPATTDYRGLSMFLAEKEPGTDAVPFPTPGMTGGEIEVLGYRGMKEYELAFDGFAVKSENLLGGVAGQGFKQLMQTFESARIQTAARAVGVAQNALEVSMQYALDRKQFGKSLIEFPRVSAKLAMMAVEIMIARQLTYFSAREKDAERRCDLEAGMAKLLGARVAWAAADNGLQIHGGNGFALEYQISRILCDARILNIFEGAAEIQAQVIARRLLA; from the coding sequence ATGCCCCATGATGGTCAACAGATGCCCACGGTGCTTTTGCCCAACCTGACCGCGCTGACTGGCGCCACGCTGCCCGCACTCGGCGCGCTGCTCGACGCTGCGACCGCCGCGCTGCGCACCCGCCTTGCGCCCGGCGGCAAGCTTGATGCAACCGCGCTGGAGGCCGATCAATACGCCGCCCATGGCCTTGCATGGCTGGCCACCTATGTCGAAAGCCTGCGCCAGATGCAGGGCTGGGCCGAACGCCTGCACGCCACCGGCGCCTTCGCCGAGATGGAGGCGCTGATCCACCAGATCGCTTTTGGCGAATACCTCAGCCAGATCATCGGCGGCATTCCGATGAACCAGGGCGAGATCCTGCGCCTGCGCGACATGGGGCTGGATGCCGCCACGCTGGACCATCCTGCCATCGCCACACTGACGCAGACCGGCAACACCAGCGCCGCGCGCACCCGGTTGGTAGAGCTGATGCGCGAAAACCATGGTCGCGCCACCTTCGGCGATACCGGGCTGGATGATGAACTCAACATGATCCGCGACCAGTTCCGCCGCTATGCCGAAGATGCGGTGACGCCCCATGCCCATGAATGGCACCTGAAGGATGACCTCATCCCGATGACGATCATCGAACAACTGGGCGAAATGGGCGTCTTCGGCCTGACGATCCCGGAGGAATTCGGCGGTCTTGGCATGTCGAAGGAATCCATGGTGGTGGTGTCCGAAGAACTGTCGCGCGGCTATATCGGCGTCGGTTCGCTGGCCACCCGCACCGAGATCGCGGCAGAACTGATCCTGTGCGGCGGGACTCAGGCCCAAAAGGAACACTGGCTGCCGAAACTGGCATCCGGGGAGACCCTGCCCACCGCCGTTTTCACCGAACCCAACACCGGGTCGGACCTCGGCGCGCTGCGCACCCGCGCGGTCAAGGACGGCGCGGAATATGCCATCACCGGCAACAAGACATGGATCACCCATGCCGCGCGCACCCATGTCATGACCCTCTTGGCCCGCACCGACCCCGCCACCACCGACTACCGCGGCCTGTCGATGTTTCTGGCTGAAAAAGAACCCGGCACCGATGCTGTCCCCTTCCCCACACCGGGCATGACGGGCGGCGAGATCGAGGTCCTGGGCTATCGCGGCATGAAGGAATATGAACTGGCCTTCGACGGTTTCGCGGTGAAATCCGAAAACCTGTTGGGCGGCGTTGCGGGGCAGGGCTTCAAGCAATTGATGCAAACCTTCGAATCCGCCCGCATCCAGACCGCCGCGCGCGCCGTGGGCGTGGCGCAGAATGCGCTGGAAGTGTCCATGCAATACGCGCTGGACCGCAAGCAGTTCGGCAAATCCCTGATCGAATTCCCCCGGGTTTCGGCCAAACTGGCCATGATGGCGGTGGAAATCATGATCGCGCGCCAACTGACCTACTTCAGCGCGCGCGAGAAAGACGCCGAACGCCGCTGCGACCTGGAGGCAGGGATGGCGAAGCTGCTGGGCGCCCGCGTGGCATGGGCCGCCGCCGACAACGGCTTGCAGATCCACGGCGGCAACGGCTTCGCGCTGGAATACCAGATCAGCCGCATCCTGTGCGACGCACGCATCCTGAACATCTTTGAAGGGGCCGCCGAAATTCAGGCGCAGGTCATCGCCCGCCGTCTGCTGGCATAA
- a CDS encoding tyrosine recombinase XerC, with protein sequence MTLSLSPALRDALERWLAERRGLDGAAENTIAAYQTDVAGFLGFIARHLGGAAGVDQIAGLTQSDLRAWMAHERGRGVAARSLARALSAVRQFVRWLAPRHGFDATVVLSARSPKYQRKLPRPLSTDAARDVLDGVAEHGQQPWVAARDTAVVTLMYGCGLRVSEALSLTGRDAAPGQVLRITGKGGRERIVPVLPAAARAIAAYTRHCPHELSAADPLFRGVRGGPLSRREVAKVMERTRLSLGLPASATPHALRHSFATHLLNAGGDLRAIQELLGHASLQSTQVYTAVDTARLMQVYNAAHPRA encoded by the coding sequence GTGACCCTGTCGCTGTCGCCCGCCCTGCGCGATGCGCTGGAACGGTGGCTGGCAGAACGGCGCGGGCTGGATGGCGCGGCCGAAAACACCATCGCCGCCTACCAGACCGATGTTGCCGGGTTCCTTGGCTTCATCGCCCGGCATCTGGGCGGCGCGGCGGGGGTGGACCAGATCGCCGGGCTGACACAATCCGACCTGCGCGCCTGGATGGCGCATGAACGCGGGCGCGGCGTTGCGGCCCGGTCGCTTGCCCGGGCGCTGTCGGCGGTCCGGCAATTCGTGCGCTGGCTGGCCCCCCGGCACGGGTTTGATGCCACCGTCGTTCTGTCTGCCCGCAGCCCGAAATATCAGCGCAAACTGCCCCGCCCGCTGAGTACCGATGCTGCCCGCGATGTGCTGGACGGGGTGGCGGAACACGGCCAGCAACCCTGGGTCGCCGCGCGCGACACCGCCGTGGTTACGCTGATGTACGGCTGCGGCCTGCGCGTGTCCGAGGCCCTGTCGCTGACCGGGCGCGACGCCGCGCCGGGGCAGGTGCTGCGCATCACCGGCAAGGGCGGGCGCGAACGCATCGTGCCGGTGCTGCCCGCCGCCGCCCGCGCGATTGCCGCCTATACCCGCCATTGCCCGCATGAGCTTTCTGCCGCTGACCCGCTGTTTCGCGGCGTACGCGGCGGCCCCCTCAGCCGGCGCGAGGTTGCCAAGGTGATGGAGCGCACGCGCCTGTCACTGGGCCTGCCCGCCAGCGCCACACCGCACGCCCTGCGCCATTCCTTCGCCACGCATCTGTTGAACGCGGGCGGCGACCTGCGCGCCATTCAGGAACTGCTGGGCCATGCCTCGCTGCAATCGACGCAGGTCTATACCGCCGTCGATACCGCGCGGCTGATGCAGGTCTATAATGCGGCCCATCCCCGCGCCTGA
- a CDS encoding sensor histidine kinase has product MGGAVSTDFSSPRADVVLGDDWVRPNSSVETEVRIRRERRGIFSIYSSPLARKIVLFNMLALVLLIAGVLFTNPFRDSLVRQQQLTLITQAELIADMLGSARGPDGTGVGVPDGAGAGTPDGAGAGTPPGQASLAERAGFIDNLTLTPRTEVLLLDGSGGVLLRKLGVAARSSAPTDAGTSESSTTVISDFLEAVWSGLSYITGARLINRGDTSFDTLIPTLHARAMAGYSDSRVVRMPDSGMWFAVAAPVFDAAPPGEGPVAGVVALLVEARDIDQMLRNEREQVLQMFLIALIVSVGLSFVLASTIANPLADLATAAELGRDKDARKVNPGRVRIPDLTGRPDEIGRLSMAMRGMVSALYDRIDANEQFAADVSHEIKNPLASLRSAVGTLRMAKKPEQINRLLDVIEHDVRRLDRLVSDTSNASRLDSELVKEDEETFDLLKTLDNLSEHLSQEAAARGVDFIKALPAEPILISGLEARLAQVFVNLITNAISFCEDGDAVRIWARKNDNRVLIVVEDTGPGIPDQALTKVFKRFYSERPEAQFGNHSGLGLAISKQIVEAHNGVIWAENIRPLDAAEDSPPLGSRFVVGLPI; this is encoded by the coding sequence ATGGGGGGTGCTGTGAGCACAGATTTTTCGTCACCCAGGGCCGACGTTGTCCTGGGGGATGACTGGGTTCGGCCGAACAGCTCGGTCGAGACCGAGGTGCGCATCCGGCGGGAACGCCGGGGGATTTTCAGCATCTATTCCTCCCCGCTGGCGCGGAAGATCGTGCTGTTCAACATGCTGGCGCTGGTACTGCTGATCGCGGGCGTATTGTTCACCAACCCGTTTCGAGACAGTCTGGTGCGCCAGCAACAATTGACGCTGATCACGCAGGCGGAACTGATCGCGGACATGCTGGGATCGGCGCGGGGGCCTGATGGGACGGGCGTCGGGGTGCCGGACGGCGCGGGGGCCGGGACGCCGGATGGCGCGGGGGCTGGAACACCGCCGGGCCAGGCGTCATTGGCCGAGCGCGCGGGTTTCATCGACAATCTGACGCTGACGCCCCGGACCGAAGTGCTGCTTCTGGACGGGTCGGGCGGGGTGCTTTTGCGCAAGCTGGGCGTCGCCGCGCGCAGTTCCGCCCCCACTGATGCGGGAACGTCCGAGTCCAGCACCACGGTCATCAGCGATTTCCTGGAGGCCGTGTGGTCCGGGCTGAGCTATATTACCGGCGCGCGCCTGATAAACCGCGGCGATACGTCGTTTGATACGCTAATCCCGACGCTGCACGCGCGGGCGATGGCCGGCTATTCCGACAGCCGCGTGGTGCGCATGCCCGATAGCGGCATGTGGTTCGCCGTCGCCGCGCCGGTGTTCGACGCGGCCCCCCCGGGCGAGGGGCCGGTGGCGGGTGTCGTGGCGCTGCTGGTCGAGGCGCGCGACATCGACCAGATGCTGCGCAATGAGCGTGAGCAGGTGCTGCAAATGTTCCTGATCGCGCTGATCGTGTCCGTGGGGCTGAGTTTCGTGCTGGCGTCGACCATTGCCAATCCGTTGGCCGATCTGGCCACGGCTGCCGAACTGGGCCGTGACAAGGATGCGCGTAAGGTGAACCCGGGGCGCGTGCGCATCCCTGACCTGACCGGCCGGCCCGATGAGATCGGGCGCCTGTCGATGGCGATGCGGGGCATGGTTTCGGCGCTCTATGACCGGATCGACGCGAATGAACAATTCGCAGCCGACGTATCGCATGAGATCAAGAACCCGCTGGCGTCGCTGCGGTCTGCCGTGGGAACGCTGCGCATGGCCAAGAAGCCTGAACAGATCAACCGGCTGCTGGATGTGATCGAGCATGATGTCCGGCGGCTGGACCGGCTGGTCTCGGATACGTCAAATGCCTCGCGCCTCGACAGCGAGTTGGTGAAAGAGGATGAAGAGACTTTCGATCTGCTCAAGACGCTGGACAACCTGTCCGAGCATCTGTCGCAGGAAGCCGCGGCGCGCGGGGTCGATTTCATCAAGGCGCTGCCCGCCGAGCCGATCTTGATTTCGGGGTTGGAGGCACGGCTGGCGCAGGTGTTCGTCAACCTGATTACCAATGCGATTTCGTTTTGCGAGGACGGCGATGCCGTGCGCATCTGGGCGCGCAAGAACGACAACCGCGTGCTGATCGTGGTCGAGGACACTGGGCCGGGTATCCCCGATCAGGCGCTGACGAAGGTGTTCAAGCGGTTCTATTCCGAACGCCCCGAGGCGCAGTTCGGCAACCATTCGGGGCTGGGGCTGGCGATTTCCAAGCAGATCGTCGAGGCGCACAACGGCGTGATCTGGGCCGAGAATATCCGGCCGCTCGATGCCGCCGAGGATTCGCCGCCGCTGGGCTCTCGGTTTGTCGTCGGTCTGCCGATCTGA
- a CDS encoding HPr family phosphocarrier protein — MTVQELKIINEKGLHARASAKFVEVVERFDAIAEVEKDGMSVAGDSIMGLLMLAASRGTSINVRTSGTQARELADALQELVANRFGEEF, encoded by the coding sequence ATGACGGTGCAGGAACTGAAAATCATCAATGAAAAGGGGCTGCATGCGCGGGCGTCGGCCAAATTCGTTGAAGTGGTCGAGAGATTCGACGCCATCGCCGAGGTCGAAAAGGACGGGATGAGCGTGGCAGGCGATTCGATCATGGGCCTTTTGATGCTGGCCGCGTCGCGCGGCACCTCGATCAACGTCCGCACCAGCGGCACGCAGGCCCGCGAACTGGCCGATGCGTTGCAAGAGCTGGTGGCGAACCGTTTCGGCGAAGAGTTCTGA